The DNA segment GGTAGATGCTCGTGGCTATCTTCCGTATCACGAGGTATCCCAGGAAAACGGCGAGGGAAATAAGGGATATTGCGTAGTAAAAGAACCTGTAGGGTTCATGCTCCACAAAGAACTCCCGGTTCCTGACCAATGTGTAGCGGAGATAGAGGAAGTAAACCACCGCCACGCACACTAACCACAGTGGACTGGCCTTAATGAAGAGCAGGATTAGATTGGGAATAAGGTAGCTTAGAAAGGCCAGCTGGAGCTTGAGGCTGAGGTATTCGTGGGCAGTGAACCTCTTCTTCACGAGTCTGCCGAGATATCTAAAGCTTGGCGGCTCCTCGGAGGGAGAGGGATGTATGAAATCAACGAGTCTTCTGATTCCTGAATCCACAGCCTCACCGATTCTGTAGAGGACGTCTTCCGTCGACATGATTTCACCTCTTCAGCAGGTCTTCTGCTCCGGTTGGCCCAAGGATGGCCGCCGCCGTTTGATTGTCGAGGAAGAACGGCACAACGCTCAAATCGCCTGTGAGGGCGCTCGTACCGTAGGATATACCCCAGACACGATATGCTGGCGTCTTGTCCATCCTTCCGAAGTAATAGTTGAGGAAGTAGTAATCCACGCTGCTCTGCCCATCTTCTACCGTTATTCCAAAGTTGTTGAATATATCAAAGAGCTTACGGTCGTAGTCAGCATTGGGCACCATAAAGCTGACGAGCCCGATGGGATAGTATTCGCCTCCATATTTCATTCCCAGCTCGTCCTGCATCTCCTTTGCCAGCTGGAAGTATTTGGCATGGTTGGTCACACTGTTTTCAAGGCGTTCAAAGAACGATATTCCGTTATACGTCCCAAAGTACTTCTGATCTACTATACATGATATCAGTGGTTGCAGGTCGTAGGCACGGGCATTGTATGCACTGCCTGTCTGGGGTGCCGATTCAACGGTGGTGGAGCTTACGGAGTCGGTTGTATAGTAGGGCATCCTGCCTATAACTATCCAATCGAAGTATGCGGCATTTATGAGGGCGCCCTGGGGCTGGCTGTCAATCACGATGCCAACTTTTGTAGGTGATACGGGCTCTTTGTTTATTCTCACGGTGGCGCTTCTTAGTGGATTGTCAACGTCCGTGAACTCAAGATCTACCCCGCCGGAAACAGGTGTAAATACAATCTGGTACCTGCGGTAGTCAGACAGCGTGGTGGGGTTGTCTGACACCAAGCTGTTTTCCCAGTTTTCGAGTATGGCCAGCGTGTCCTCATTGTGGTCGCTGAATCCTGGATTGTCGTCGATAAACTGTACCTTCTCTGTCTCTGTTGTTGTTTGGGTACCTCCGGCTTGCGTTATGGTGTAGCTCAGGTACTCGTCCTCTAGGTACTTGCGGACGAATACCCAGTCATATTCGCTGGGGCCTCCATTCCACTGCTCCAGGCCTACGGCGCGGTTGTTGCTGGCCCCAGCGTTGTAGGAGCTTCTCAGTGCCTTATTAGTCCAGTCTGAGAACTGGTATATGTCGGTCCAGAAGGGTGTTACTCTCAGTTCTATGTTCTGGAATGAGTTTAGTGTGTACTCCGTCGTACTGGAGTCATACCATCCAATCCAGTTGCTCGTCAGGACGTTGAACCACCACAGATACCCCCTTCCATCGCCGTAGTAGTTGATGTCCTCAATGCGGCCCCATCCCGTGCTCCTGCGGATGTTCCACATGATTCCAGGGTTGTCGACAAGCTTTCCTCTAATGTCCATTATGTATGTGCTCGGGAAAGTTGCCTTTGACCATATCCAGCTCCTGCTCGGAAGCCGGAGATAGCCGTTGCTTACGGTCGGATTTCCATGGGTGTCCCACTTCCCCGTATCCAAAGTTGTGCCTGTGAAGTCATCGAAGAACTCGAAGACCTGGTTCCCGTCTCCCCGGGTGAGTGTGCCCGTGTTGTATTTAATGTAAACTGTGGCGTTGTAGTGGTACACCCATCCGTTGCTCCAGGTTCTTCCGGTGTACGTGAGGTTAGTCTTTACCCATATCTGGGCGCCGGCCGTGTCCCAGTATTCTATCCAGAAGGGTATCCTGTTCTGGAGGAGCGGGTCGGAGTATGTGAGTATCTCCGCTCTGTTAGTTGCGGGGTCGGCGTTTATGCCGCTTATATTTGCGGCGCTGAGACGTATTGGCACCTGAACGTTTGTCGTGTCTATGAGCTCCGGCCCATCGTAGCGTACGATGACCTTAAGATAATTTCCTAAAGCCTGGGTTTCCGTGTAGTTGAACTCCGTCTCAACGCCTCCATCAAAGTCCAGAGCGGTGCTGTCCGGCTTCATCCTGAACCTCACGAAAAATGCGCCGTCTATTGCGTTGACCGTCTGGAGGGCGAGCTTTTCAGTCCCGCCTGGAACAACGAGGTGGCCGTTCCCGTCAAGATACGCGTCGGCTAGGCTGCTCCACAGGACGGGATTTATTGAGGTGCCGTCGAACGTGTCAATGAGCCAGAACAGATACTCCTTGTTATATCCGTCGGTGGCATAGGACGGGCTGTCTGTAAAGTAAATCGAGTAGTCAGTGCCGCTGGCCCTTATCCATATCCAGACGTAGGAGGTTCCCCAGTACTCTATCCAGAAGGGCACCGGGGTGCACGCGATATCGGACTTTTCATAAATCATCATCGAGGCGGTTCCATCGGTGTGGTATATGCCGGGGAATATTGA comes from the Thermococcus thioreducens genome and includes:
- a CDS encoding DUF2341 domain-containing protein produces the protein MKKRRAFLMNSTAILLLIPLMLLLATYEDVSSQIIMSQSERTQVERTYRVVSYVEMDFQRTLEISGKRAIVTVVDYIANTRDFLDPNDPDGMANATIRDLVLFGQSPQVASNYSERLMRDQTVLGWLGNMSTELRKQGYELKIANRTIAEIEAMSVSQRSSFLRSSIELTVAPLDAFRIVIRARIKDVTISDVSGKVVYTGPIPRENYVYSIISIENLEDPIFSALTYGRYYRSIEPCEYTFPELMDRPVKTLYGNGTSTSDHVLGKYSSTAWDTGHIFYGNSYPGDGADGYVLRSGDITGITAPIIVNTTINGVPISPLEIFNDDDVGVLVFGNVSATNHWCGSNYKWRVNITIPSYADGSLVLLKIPASIFPGIYHTDGTASMMIYEKSDIACTPVPFWIEYWGTSYVWIWIRASGTDYSIYFTDSPSYATDGYNKEYLFWLIDTFDGTSINPVLWSSLADAYLDGNGHLVVPGGTEKLALQTVNAIDGAFFVRFRMKPDSTALDFDGGVETEFNYTETQALGNYLKVIVRYDGPELIDTTNVQVPIRLSAANISGINADPATNRAEILTYSDPLLQNRIPFWIEYWDTAGAQIWVKTNLTYTGRTWSNGWVYHYNATVYIKYNTGTLTRGDGNQVFEFFDDFTGTTLDTGKWDTHGNPTVSNGYLRLPSRSWIWSKATFPSTYIMDIRGKLVDNPGIMWNIRRSTGWGRIEDINYYGDGRGYLWWFNVLTSNWIGWYDSSTTEYTLNSFQNIELRVTPFWTDIYQFSDWTNKALRSSYNAGASNNRAVGLEQWNGGPSEYDWVFVRKYLEDEYLSYTITQAGGTQTTTETEKVQFIDDNPGFSDHNEDTLAILENWENSLVSDNPTTLSDYRRYQIVFTPVSGGVDLEFTDVDNPLRSATVRINKEPVSPTKVGIVIDSQPQGALINAAYFDWIVIGRMPYYTTDSVSSTTVESAPQTGSAYNARAYDLQPLISCIVDQKYFGTYNGISFFERLENSVTNHAKYFQLAKEMQDELGMKYGGEYYPIGLVSFMVPNADYDRKLFDIFNNFGITVEDGQSSVDYYFLNYYFGRMDKTPAYRVWGISYGTSALTGDLSVVPFFLDNQTAAAILGPTGAEDLLKR
- a CDS encoding DUF2101 family protein; its protein translation is MSTEDVLYRIGEAVDSGIRRLVDFIHPSPSEEPPSFRYLGRLVKKRFTAHEYLSLKLQLAFLSYLIPNLILLFIKASPLWLVCVAVVYFLYLRYTLVRNREFFVEHEPYRFFYYAISLISLAVFLGYLVIRKIATSIYHYYAYLLAAFAVVMAFRWYFKQRYGRDYTYGVVEEIKGDAVRVFVHDDIAANVKPGHYWVDAVGDLEVGRVVKLIVGDRKLKGAVPVRIIEVYLTDQSSQSSTEPKEETE